A window of the Bufo gargarizans isolate SCDJY-AF-19 chromosome 1, ASM1485885v1, whole genome shotgun sequence genome harbors these coding sequences:
- the LOC122935163 gene encoding uncharacterized protein LOC122935163 — translation MAAEGFERTSGQCRAKLKKLKIQYKKIKDANGRSGNSRSTWKWYDAMDAIYGHRPANQGREGGLDSATALLESMIEPVDTVEGLSNDASNLSDDSPSMSFSSTSTIASPPSSQPHSTPNAPRQTVERRRSQLDLRTVMEDMRAAEERQLERLDNLSERRFQALRQDAQEAMRQEAEIARQQMEQLATFNQAFLGVLGQLVQVLGASRDPRPPPRE, via the exons ATGGCGGCCGAAGGATTTGAACGGACGTCGGGTCAGTGTAGGGCTAAGCTTAAGAAgcttaaaatacaatataaaaaaattaaggatGCCAACGGCCGTAGTGGAAACAGTCGCAGTACCTGGAAGTGGTACGATGCCATGGACGCCATTTACGGTCATAGGCCGGCAAACCAAGGCAGGGAGGGAGGTCTGGACTCTGCTACTGCACTTCTCGAGTCCATGATAGAACCTGTTg ATACAGTTGAAGGACTGTCCAATGATGCGTCAAACTTGTCTGATGATAGTCCGTCTATGTCGTTCAGCAGCACCAGCACTATTGCATCACCACCTTCCAGCCAACCACATAGTACACCCAATGCACCCCGGCAAACAG TTGAAAGGAGACGCTCGCAGCTGGATCTGCGCACAGTCATGGAGGATATGCGGGCAGCTGAGGAAAGGCAGCTGGAAAGGCTGGATAACCTTTCTGAGCGGAGGTTTCAGGCACTGCGTCAGGATGCCCAAGAAGCTATGCGCCAAGAGGCTGAAATTGCACGGCAACAGATGGAGCAGTTGGCTACATTCAACCAGGCCTTCCTGGGTGTCCTTGGGCAGCTTGTTCAAGTACTAGGAGCCAGTCGTGATCCCAGACCACCACCAAGGGAATAG